In uncultured Methanobacterium sp., a genomic segment contains:
- a CDS encoding type I restriction endonuclease encodes MTANTSEKRFQEDIIVHLESTGYLRRNTHQHYEKSSCLDPELTLKFIQNTQLKEWEKWQKIYGSKAEQKFFFRLVSEIDNKGTIHVLRNGFKDASCYFDLFYPQPNNSKNPDLFLKYEGNIFSVIDELEYQDKENGNRIDLTIFINGLPISTIELKDTFSQGVERAMEQYRKDRDPREKIFKRCLVHFAMSNEMIFMSTKLEGHKTLFLPFNKDLENPVVKNDYNTCYLYNDILQKNKLSKLISNFIYIEEDDKKEIPIFPRYHQLDCVNRLLADSSPGRNYLIEHSAGSGKTKTIAWLAHGLVNKFNSRDDRVYDMVVVVSDRRVIDQQLQVQVKAIEKTKGVVEVIDKDAHQLGEALKTGSNIVVTTLHKFPYILEEVSEMPTRKYAVIIDEAHSSQTGTMARKMKQVLSTNSLKEAEFLDDVDDEVEEEILKELESFRNLDNISFFAFTATPKAKTLEMFGTMNEIGEFEPFHTYTMKQAIDEGFILDVLKHYLTYPTYFKLVKTIEDDPKFEERKAKRLLRNFVEKHPHAILMKTEIMLDHFMNSTQNKIKGRARAMVVTRSRLHAVFYKQAFDNYIKKNGYPIKTLVAFTGTVKHDEQEYTENSMNDLPPKKTIENAFVEDPYRILIVANKYQTGFDQPLLHTMYVDKSLNGIAAVQTLSRVNRIYRPHKTDTLILDFANKTETIQKAFKPYYETTFLTEATDPHKLYELWDKLIDYHVFDQDDVDTFVIAYRKGETQPELHNILSPVVNDFKKLEKEDQIGFKKTLRRYQNIYSFLSQLIPFSDVNLEKLFIFNKFLNKKLPTINDPLPFNVLEDVDMDSYKILDKDEISIQLESDGELKPASNGAAVYPPDEQAKLSEIIKDLNDAFGTEFTDDDRVFLERVKANLLGNDDLVKKMEHNSPENVKAVFDKYFNQEMTGLLNSNMEFYKRVVDNDKLREKLKLALFDLLYEEFGE; translated from the coding sequence ATGACCGCTAATACTTCTGAAAAACGTTTCCAAGAAGATATTATTGTCCATCTGGAAAGCACAGGCTACTTAAGGCGAAACACTCACCAGCACTATGAAAAATCATCATGTCTAGATCCCGAATTAACCTTAAAATTTATTCAAAATACTCAACTTAAAGAATGGGAAAAATGGCAGAAGATTTATGGTAGTAAGGCAGAACAGAAGTTCTTCTTTCGTTTAGTGTCTGAAATTGACAACAAAGGCACTATTCACGTTTTAAGGAATGGATTTAAAGATGCAAGCTGCTATTTTGATCTTTTTTATCCTCAGCCAAATAATAGTAAAAATCCTGATCTTTTCCTGAAATATGAAGGGAATATTTTCTCAGTTATTGATGAACTGGAATATCAGGACAAGGAAAATGGAAACCGTATTGATTTAACTATTTTTATAAATGGTCTGCCTATTTCAACAATCGAGTTAAAAGATACTTTTTCTCAAGGTGTAGAAAGGGCAATGGAACAATATAGAAAGGATCGGGACCCACGGGAGAAGATTTTTAAGCGTTGTCTGGTTCATTTTGCCATGAGCAATGAAATGATTTTCATGAGCACTAAACTGGAAGGACACAAAACCCTATTTTTACCCTTCAACAAAGATCTTGAAAATCCCGTTGTTAAAAACGATTACAATACATGTTACCTCTATAATGACATATTACAGAAGAATAAGCTTTCTAAATTAATATCCAATTTCATTTACATTGAAGAAGATGATAAAAAAGAAATTCCCATATTCCCCAGATATCATCAGCTGGACTGCGTAAATCGGTTGTTGGCAGATTCTTCCCCCGGTCGAAATTACCTCATCGAACACAGTGCGGGTAGTGGCAAAACTAAAACCATTGCCTGGCTGGCCCATGGCCTGGTAAATAAATTCAACAGCCGGGATGACAGAGTATATGATATGGTGGTTGTGGTCTCTGATCGTAGGGTAATTGATCAACAGCTGCAGGTTCAGGTTAAAGCCATTGAAAAGACCAAAGGAGTGGTGGAAGTCATTGATAAAGATGCTCATCAGTTAGGTGAAGCCCTGAAGACCGGAAGTAACATTGTGGTAACTACCCTCCACAAATTCCCATACATCCTGGAAGAAGTAAGTGAAATGCCCACCAGGAAATATGCAGTGATCATTGATGAGGCCCACTCCAGCCAGACTGGTACCATGGCCCGAAAGATGAAACAGGTTCTAAGTACAAACAGTCTGAAAGAGGCCGAGTTCCTGGATGATGTGGATGATGAGGTTGAAGAAGAGATTTTAAAGGAGCTTGAATCATTCCGTAACTTGGATAATATCAGTTTCTTTGCATTTACCGCCACACCCAAGGCAAAGACTCTAGAGATGTTCGGGACCATGAATGAAATAGGTGAGTTTGAACCTTTCCATACCTATACCATGAAACAGGCCATTGATGAAGGTTTCATTTTAGATGTTTTAAAGCATTATCTTACCTATCCAACTTACTTTAAACTTGTTAAAACTATAGAAGATGACCCTAAGTTTGAAGAAAGAAAAGCTAAACGTTTACTCCGGAATTTTGTGGAAAAACATCCCCATGCTATCCTTATGAAAACCGAGATCATGCTAGATCACTTCATGAACTCCACCCAAAACAAAATCAAAGGTCGAGCCAGGGCCATGGTAGTCACCAGATCCCGATTACATGCTGTGTTTTATAAACAGGCCTTTGATAATTATATCAAAAAGAACGGTTATCCCATTAAGACATTAGTGGCATTCACTGGCACGGTTAAGCATGATGAACAGGAATATACTGAGAACTCCATGAATGACTTGCCACCGAAAAAGACTATTGAAAATGCTTTCGTGGAAGATCCTTACAGGATTCTTATTGTGGCTAATAAATATCAAACAGGCTTTGATCAGCCTTTATTACACACCATGTATGTAGATAAATCTTTAAATGGAATTGCCGCTGTGCAGACTTTAAGCAGGGTAAATCGGATATACCGACCTCATAAGACTGACACTTTAATTTTGGATTTTGCCAATAAGACCGAAACTATCCAGAAGGCATTCAAACCATACTATGAAACTACTTTTTTAACTGAAGCAACTGATCCCCATAAATTATATGAATTATGGGATAAATTGATTGATTATCATGTTTTTGACCAGGATGATGTGGATACTTTTGTTATTGCTTATAGAAAAGGAGAGACACAGCCTGAACTTCATAATATTTTAAGTCCAGTTGTCAATGACTTTAAAAAACTCGAAAAAGAAGATCAGATTGGTTTTAAGAAAACTCTTAGACGTTACCAGAATATTTATTCATTCTTATCCCAGCTGATCCCTTTCAGTGATGTTAATCTGGAGAAACTCTTTATTTTCAACAAATTCCTGAATAAGAAACTTCCTACTATTAACGATCCTTTACCGTTTAATGTCTTAGAAGATGTGGATATGGACTCCTATAAAATCCTAGATAAAGATGAGATATCCATTCAACTGGAAAGTGATGGTGAGTTAAAGCCAGCTTCTAATGGAGCAGCTGTTTATCCACCAGATGAACAGGCCAAATTATCTGAGATCATTAAGGACTTGAATGATGCTTTTGGCACTGAATTTACAGATGATGATCGAGTATTTTTGGAAAGAGTGAAGGCTAATTTACTTGGTAATGATGATTTAGTTAAGAAAATGGAACATAATTCTCCTGAGAATGTTAAAGCTGTGTTTGATAAGTATTTCAACCAGGAAATGACAGGGCTTTTAAACAGTAACATGGAGTTCTATAAACGGGTTGTTGATAATGATAAACTTAGGGAAAAACTGAAATTGGCTTTGTTTGATTTGCTTTATGAGGAGTTTGGAGAATAA
- a CDS encoding class I SAM-dependent DNA methyltransferase — MSNNFQEKVTFIMDLANLLRGAYKRNEYQKVILPFTVLKRFDSVLEYSKQDVIDKYNTYKDSMGNLEYVLNTAAVDKDGKPLGFYNYSKYDFKSLIADPDHIEENLMHYLDSFSSNVQDIFDNFYIKNHINRLSKAKLLFLLMKKFSESKVDLHPDKVSNHEMGTIFEELIRKFSEQSNEEAGEHFTPRDVVKLMTNLIFIENGVHLQKKNLIKKIYDPACGTGGMLTSCKNFINELNDSVEVVLYGQEVNEEIYAICKSDMLIKGEKFAKIEGPSSTLSNDLLPDDQFDFMISNPPYGRKWEQDREVVKEEATRGFNGRFGAGLPRINDGQLLFLEHMISKMKENEKSRIAVITNGSPLFTGDAGSGESDIRKWIIENDYLESIIGLPDQLFYNTGIRTYIWVLTNEKPTERVGKIQLVDASTKYVKMRKSLGNKRHQLSAEDIDDILSLYNNFRDNDKIKIFDNEDFGYTKVTVERPLQLNYEVNKERLENLYGFNAFNKLAESKSKDPVVKLKEEKEGKQLQNEIISALQKIDVPYDNWDEFEDRVKTALKRFNLSPSFIKNIIIALSEHDANAIYVTDNKGNKKPDGKLRDTEKIPLKEDIDEYFQREVLPYYSDAWMDRKKDKIGYEINFTQYFYQYQPSRPLEEIETDIKKVTAEIQELIKEDLDEA, encoded by the coding sequence ATGAGCAACAATTTCCAAGAAAAAGTAACATTCATAATGGACCTAGCAAACCTTCTACGCGGAGCATACAAACGAAACGAATACCAAAAAGTTATTTTACCTTTTACAGTTCTTAAACGATTTGATAGTGTATTGGAATATTCAAAGCAGGATGTAATCGATAAATACAACACTTATAAAGATTCCATGGGTAATTTGGAATATGTTCTCAATACAGCTGCCGTTGATAAAGATGGTAAACCATTAGGATTTTATAATTACTCTAAATATGATTTTAAATCCCTCATTGCTGACCCTGATCATATAGAAGAAAATTTAATGCATTATTTGGACTCTTTCAGCTCTAATGTCCAAGATATTTTTGATAATTTTTACATTAAAAACCATATCAATCGCTTGTCCAAGGCTAAATTACTATTTTTATTGATGAAAAAGTTCTCAGAATCCAAGGTGGATTTACACCCAGATAAGGTTTCCAACCATGAAATGGGAACCATATTTGAGGAACTTATACGAAAATTCTCTGAGCAATCCAATGAAGAAGCAGGAGAGCACTTCACACCCCGTGATGTTGTTAAATTAATGACTAATCTTATTTTCATTGAAAATGGGGTCCACCTTCAAAAGAAGAATCTGATTAAGAAGATCTACGATCCGGCCTGTGGAACTGGGGGTATGTTGACCAGTTGTAAAAACTTCATCAATGAATTAAACGACTCAGTTGAGGTTGTTTTGTATGGTCAAGAAGTAAATGAAGAGATTTACGCTATTTGTAAATCAGACATGCTCATCAAGGGCGAAAAATTCGCAAAGATCGAAGGCCCTTCCAGTACATTATCCAATGATCTGTTACCTGATGACCAATTTGACTTCATGATCTCCAATCCACCCTATGGTAGGAAATGGGAGCAAGATAGAGAAGTTGTTAAGGAAGAAGCTACTCGTGGTTTTAATGGTCGTTTCGGAGCTGGATTACCTCGGATAAATGATGGACAATTATTATTTTTAGAGCATATGATCTCTAAGATGAAAGAAAATGAAAAGTCTCGGATTGCAGTAATTACCAATGGTTCTCCACTTTTCACGGGTGATGCTGGTTCTGGAGAAAGTGATATACGGAAATGGATCATTGAAAACGATTATCTGGAATCCATAATTGGGTTACCTGACCAACTATTTTACAACACAGGTATCAGAACTTACATTTGGGTTTTGACCAATGAAAAACCCACTGAACGTGTAGGTAAAATACAACTGGTAGATGCTTCCACTAAATATGTGAAAATGAGGAAGAGTTTAGGAAACAAGAGACATCAGTTATCTGCTGAAGATATTGATGATATTCTTTCACTTTACAATAATTTCCGTGATAATGATAAGATAAAAATCTTTGATAATGAGGACTTCGGCTACACCAAAGTAACTGTAGAAAGGCCCCTGCAGCTGAACTATGAAGTAAATAAAGAACGGCTGGAGAATTTGTATGGTTTTAATGCTTTTAATAAGTTAGCAGAAAGCAAGAGCAAAGATCCTGTAGTGAAACTCAAGGAGGAGAAGGAAGGTAAGCAACTACAGAATGAGATCATCTCTGCCCTCCAAAAGATTGATGTTCCTTATGATAATTGGGATGAATTTGAAGATCGTGTTAAAACAGCATTAAAAAGGTTTAATCTTTCCCCCTCTTTTATTAAAAACATTATCATAGCCTTATCTGAGCATGATGCTAATGCTATTTATGTTACTGATAATAAAGGGAATAAAAAACCTGATGGTAAATTAAGAGACACAGAAAAGATCCCTCTCAAAGAAGATATTGATGAATACTTCCAAAGGGAAGTCCTACCTTACTATTCGGATGCATGGATGGACCGTAAGAAGGATAAGATCGGTTATGAGATAAACTTCACCCAGTACTTCTACCAGTATCAGCCATCAAGACCGTTAGAAGAGATTGAGACTGATATAAAGAAGGTCACAGCAGAGATCCAGGAACTTATAAAGGAGGACTTGGATGAAGCTTAA
- a CDS encoding restriction endonuclease subunit S, with the protein MKLKPYLEYTDSGVEWIGEIPEGWNVEKLKFNSEINLDSLPENYDLDFEFFYLDISNVSKNGEIINTDLMRFEDAPSRARRIPKSQNTIISTVRTYLKAIAYLDDIPKNFIVSTGFSVLNPHKNIFPRYLYYLVSSDLFVQTIVAYSKGIAYPAINSSDLANLPIWYPDIETQNKISSFLDKKISEIDLTIEKDARLIELLKEKRTALINHVVTKGLDPTVKMKDSGVEWIGEIPEIWESRKIKTFSVVRRGASPRPIDDPKYFDEEGEYSWVRIADVTASSKYLYNTTEKLSILGKSFSVPLEPNELFISIAGSVGKPIITKIKCCIHDGFVYFQGLKLDPEYLYYIFIGGQAFQGLGKLGTQLNLNTETIGNIKIPHPSKEEQKEITEFLDRKTSKINETIEKIQNKINLIEEYKKSLIHHVVTGKVDVREVAV; encoded by the coding sequence ATGAAGCTTAAACCGTATCTGGAGTATACTGATTCTGGGGTGGAATGGATAGGTGAAATTCCTGAGGGTTGGAATGTTGAAAAGTTAAAATTTAATTCAGAGATAAACTTGGATTCCCTCCCAGAAAATTACGATCTTGATTTTGAATTTTTTTATTTAGACATTTCAAATGTTTCAAAAAATGGAGAAATTATTAACACGGATTTAATGAGGTTTGAAGATGCTCCAAGTAGGGCTAGAAGGATTCCAAAGAGTCAAAATACAATTATTTCTACTGTGAGAACATATCTTAAAGCGATTGCTTATTTGGATGATATTCCTAAAAATTTCATTGTTTCGACAGGTTTTAGCGTCTTAAATCCTCATAAAAATATTTTTCCCCGTTATTTATATTATTTAGTAAGCAGTGACTTATTTGTCCAAACAATTGTTGCTTATTCTAAAGGAATAGCTTACCCTGCAATAAATTCTAGTGATTTGGCCAATTTGCCTATTTGGTATCCAGATATTGAAACACAGAATAAAATCTCATCTTTTTTAGATAAAAAAATTTCAGAAATCGATTTAACAATAGAGAAGGATGCCCGTCTTATTGAACTTCTAAAGGAAAAAAGAACAGCTCTGATAAATCATGTGGTGACCAAGGGTCTGGATCCTACGGTGAAGATGAAGGATTCAGGGGTGGAATGGATTGGCGAGATACCTGAAATATGGGAATCTAGAAAAATTAAGACTTTTTCGGTAGTCAGAAGAGGAGCCTCTCCTAGACCAATAGATGATCCTAAATATTTCGATGAAGAAGGTGAATACTCTTGGGTAAGAATTGCAGATGTTACTGCTAGTTCAAAATATCTTTATAATACAACAGAAAAATTGTCGATACTTGGAAAGTCATTCAGTGTTCCTTTAGAACCTAATGAACTCTTTATTTCAATAGCAGGAAGCGTTGGAAAACCTATAATAACTAAAATAAAATGTTGTATTCACGACGGATTTGTTTATTTCCAAGGCCTAAAATTAGATCCAGAATACTTATATTATATATTCATTGGAGGGCAAGCGTTTCAAGGGTTGGGAAAGTTGGGTACCCAACTGAACCTTAATACTGAGACGATTGGTAATATAAAAATACCTCACCCTTCCAAAGAAGAACAAAAAGAAATAACAGAATTTTTAGATAGAAAAACCTCAAAAATCAATGAAACAATCGAAAAAATTCAAAATAAGATCAATCTCATTGAAGAATACAAAAAATCCCTAATTCATCATGTGGTAACAGGTAAGGTGGATGTTCGAGAGGTGGCTGTATGA
- a CDS encoding HEPN domain-containing protein: MPKYFILFSTQNFLTIYENNAFEINFKDMNFKFRQILGSEDKLLADSNIGWLIEVEITEIDFNNAIAKAGEVLEFLLSMCSLETGLPIQRSKIILIYDISEGIRERFFRQYLWDLPLFVKGAEVKFDSFFPNVQKIYEFIHSSETLKYKHRVYRAVRWFRKGITTSDPLDQFLFFWHGLESLNSPLAEYYGKDKKIEKKMNKKCPNCGEKYTILVDGGIESLYKDMEIANNYRKEIKDIRNGISHGFEDNFPLSERARKMLPLMAKILCKAISNITAINIGIETFENLKCVDFFKINDFLYVEGKIKEEDLSKIGIGGYYPYFELDIENNIITPIPFIGCNFEFEEVFAIGKIKLKKINEIGSFSLEIEI; the protein is encoded by the coding sequence ATGCCCAAATATTTTATTCTTTTTTCAACCCAAAATTTTTTAACAATTTATGAAAATAATGCATTTGAAATAAACTTTAAAGATATGAACTTTAAATTTCGTCAAATTTTGGGTTCAGAAGATAAATTACTTGCTGATTCAAACATAGGCTGGTTAATAGAAGTAGAAATAACTGAAATAGATTTTAATAATGCTATAGCTAAAGCTGGAGAAGTTTTAGAGTTTTTACTTTCCATGTGTAGTTTAGAAACTGGACTTCCAATCCAACGTTCAAAGATAATACTAATTTATGATATTAGTGAAGGTATTCGAGAAAGGTTCTTCCGACAATATCTTTGGGATTTACCTCTTTTCGTGAAAGGAGCAGAAGTAAAATTCGACTCATTTTTCCCAAATGTGCAAAAAATATATGAATTTATCCATAGCTCTGAAACTTTAAAATATAAACATAGAGTTTATAGGGCCGTGCGTTGGTTTAGAAAAGGTATAACAACTTCTGACCCTTTAGATCAATTTCTTTTCTTTTGGCATGGATTAGAATCTCTAAATTCACCATTAGCTGAATATTATGGAAAAGACAAAAAGATAGAGAAAAAAATGAATAAAAAATGTCCAAATTGCGGTGAAAAGTACACGATTCTTGTCGACGGGGGAATTGAATCATTATATAAAGATATGGAAATTGCTAACAATTATAGAAAAGAAATAAAAGATATTAGAAATGGAATCTCTCATGGTTTTGAGGATAATTTTCCATTAAGTGAACGTGCACGGAAAATGCTTCCATTAATGGCTAAAATTTTGTGTAAAGCTATTTCAAACATTACAGCAATAAATATTGGCATTGAAACATTCGAAAATTTAAAATGCGTGGATTTTTTTAAAATAAATGATTTTTTGTACGTTGAAGGTAAAATTAAAGAAGAAGATTTATCAAAAATTGGAATAGGAGGATATTACCCATATTTTGAGTTAGATATAGAAAATAATATAATTACCCCTATTCCTTTCATTGGTTGTAATTTTGAATTTGAAGAAGTTTTTGCAATAGGTAAGATTAAACTTAAAAAAATCAACGAGATAGGAAGTTTTTCACTGGAAATAGAAATATAA
- a CDS encoding ATP-binding protein, which translates to MNFSKILEEGEGITVEFKKSMNENGFKTVSAFSNTHGGTLFCGISDSGNIAGFDCSDEPVRTITNKIMDKMGIHPSISCFDWEGKKILRINVEKSPNPISYNGKYYKRVGSTTTGILGDELRDFFLRGSNWDGLTSEYSLDEIDEESFQRFIRRAVKKGRLVTDDTEDIFEILLRLNLLVEGKLTNAAIILFGRDPQKYFTNALVRVLRFKDEISVSDRRVTGNLFKQAEEAEEAIKTSLNVKFEIKGKLTRDEVWDYPLEAIREALINSIVHRDYFKYAIQTQIKIFDDKIWFFNPGELYGGMTIEKLKQPHPSSTRNPLIAEMFFKAGLVEVHGSGIRQMTKSLKNAGLSEPDFMEEFGGFSVYMQKNVYDKEYLKSLGLNNSQIQAVSYIQEHSSLTMSDFLRISPGINERTLRRYLADLVDKKLIIAIGEKKGRRYELS; encoded by the coding sequence ATGAATTTTTCTAAGATCTTAGAAGAAGGGGAAGGAATTACAGTAGAATTTAAAAAATCCATGAATGAAAATGGATTCAAGACTGTATCTGCATTTTCCAACACTCATGGTGGGACCCTGTTCTGTGGGATCTCTGATAGTGGAAATATAGCTGGTTTTGATTGTAGTGATGAACCAGTCCGGACCATCACCAATAAAATAATGGATAAAATGGGAATTCACCCTTCAATTTCCTGTTTTGACTGGGAAGGGAAGAAGATTTTAAGAATAAATGTTGAAAAAAGCCCTAATCCAATTTCATACAATGGAAAGTACTATAAAAGAGTTGGAAGCACAACTACTGGAATTTTGGGAGATGAATTACGGGATTTCTTTTTACGTGGAAGTAACTGGGATGGCCTGACCAGTGAATATAGTCTGGATGAAATAGATGAGGAGTCTTTTCAGAGATTCATCAGAAGAGCTGTAAAGAAAGGCAGATTGGTTACAGATGATACTGAGGATATATTTGAAATACTCCTTAGATTGAACCTTTTAGTTGAGGGTAAGTTAACTAATGCAGCTATAATCCTTTTTGGTCGGGATCCTCAGAAATATTTCACCAATGCACTGGTTAGGGTGTTAAGATTCAAAGATGAAATCAGTGTTTCCGATAGGCGAGTTACAGGAAATTTGTTTAAGCAGGCTGAAGAAGCTGAAGAAGCCATCAAAACTTCTTTAAATGTAAAATTTGAAATAAAAGGTAAATTAACCCGTGATGAAGTTTGGGATTATCCCCTTGAAGCCATACGCGAAGCTCTTATAAACTCTATAGTACACCGGGACTATTTTAAATATGCAATCCAGACCCAAATCAAAATATTTGATGATAAAATCTGGTTCTTTAACCCTGGAGAACTCTATGGTGGAATGACTATTGAAAAACTTAAACAACCCCATCCATCTTCAACCCGAAATCCCTTAATTGCAGAAATGTTTTTCAAGGCCGGTCTGGTTGAAGTCCATGGATCAGGTATACGTCAGATGACAAAATCCTTAAAAAATGCAGGGCTCTCAGAACCTGATTTTATGGAAGAATTCGGCGGATTTTCTGTTTATATGCAGAAAAATGTATATGATAAAGAATATTTGAAGAGTTTAGGTCTTAACAATAGTCAAATCCAGGCTGTGTCTTATATACAAGAACATAGCTCTTTAACTATGTCTGATTTCTTACGTATTTCTCCAGGTATAAATGAACGTACTCTTAGGCGATATTTAGCTGATTTAGTGGATAAAAAACTTATTATAGCAATTGGGGAGAAAAAAGGAAGGAGATATGAACTTTCTTGA